A portion of the Vulpes vulpes isolate BD-2025 chromosome 5, VulVul3, whole genome shotgun sequence genome contains these proteins:
- the TMEM216 gene encoding transmembrane protein 216: protein MASRGKRLSSTPLEILFFLNGWYYATYFLLELFIFLYKALLLPYPTANLVLDVVMLLLYLGIEVIRLFFGTKGNLCQRKMPLGFSVALTFPSAMMASYYLLLQTYVLRLEAIMNSILLFFCGSELLLEVLTLTAFSSMDRI, encoded by the exons ATGGCGTCGCGAG GTAAACGGCTGTCCTCCACCCCGCTGGAAATCCTGTTCTTTCTGAACGGGTGGTACTATGCTACCTATTTTCTCCTGGAACTCTTCATATTTCTGTATAAAG CTCTCCTCCTACCATATCCAACAGCCAATCTAGTACTGGATGTGGTGATGCTTCTCCTTTACCTTGGAATTGAAGTAATTCGACTGTTTTTTG GTACAAAGGGGAACCTCTGCCAGCGAAAGATGCCACTTGGTTTTAGCGTGGCCTTGACCTTCCCATCTGCCATGATGGCCTCCTATTACCTGCTGCTGCAGACCTACGTGCTCCGCCTGGAAGCCATCATGAACAGCATCTTGCTCTTCTTCTGTGGTTCAGAGCTGCTGCTTGAGGTGCTCACCCTGACTGCTTTCTCCAG TATGGACAGGATATGA